The following coding sequences lie in one Cotesia glomerata isolate CgM1 linkage group LG5, MPM_Cglom_v2.3, whole genome shotgun sequence genomic window:
- the LOC123265334 gene encoding uncharacterized protein LOC123265334 — MATIGVAFVTLGCFANVFIGCAIIDDLKYSQDVDKFVVKYFNSLKFKRHIDIILDQQIEPADSEVILKVYKSYHPVIITSPSHQHELLNFQSNIKNCYKMHNIIGIFRETRGIQPSQWRSFYGSNCWNSAAPIAIWITHFADLNDLEQLLVEFWNNNSINVVLLVLDKLKNKTIAYTYDPFAFKVKKKFGNQERGKLYKITGKEVTLFPDKLKNLNGYSIPISLYQHQPHARLNNDSIELADGKDVNYCRFLSQWMNFSIELKTAEVPLINYIVNLPNKTRVNVIGDIITNRSIFIGNAVHWEIINTAVVDIVYPHWRSKIVVVAPSNDDPIPGIVTILHSNSGLTLILILVAIIALTLFLMIRKEDDIMMKILKLLLFQIVDRIGKKSSARIFWISLIYWAFLLVTIFQSQLINDLSAPEFFDEIDSLDELDKSNLTLMTKQWEWETLNSSKLKSKRRLLDQAVVEVDFRRCMSLMEKFRNVACTIDGSYAKFIKSQNTLEASNENYNASKKANFHFLDQPLVSFWKTYAVKKDSPYLAKMNKAAIRLVEKGIMKKWYNDDVKKNLKIQPNKPLSSNIGMDHLHGVFLIYLFGNLIAGGCFLVEVVHYKLKMRNRLQCFCV, encoded by the exons ATGGCCACGATTGGTGTTGCATTTGTGACGCTCGGGTGCTTCGCTAATGTGTTTATTGGCTGCGCAATTATCGATGACTTGAAGTACTCACAGGATGTTGATAAGTTTGTTGTTAAATACTTCAACAGCCTCAAATTCAAGCGACACATTGATATCATTTTGGACCAACag ATTGAACCAGCAGACTCAGAAGTAATTCTAAAAGTATACAAAAGTTATCATCCAGTAATCATAACTTCGCCAAGCCACCAACACGAGTTACTAAATTTCCAATCAAACATCAAAAACTGCTACAAAATGCATAACATCATAGGAATTTTCCGGGAAACACGGGGTATTCAACCGTCTCAATGGCGATCGTTTTACGGGAGTAACTGCTGGAATTCAGCAGCCCCAATAGCCATTTGGATAACCCACTTTGCTGATCTCAACGATCTCGAACAACTGCTGGTTGAATTCTGGAATAACAACAGCATCAACGTCGTCTTGCTGGTCTTAgataagttaaaaaacaaaacaattgcTTACACTTATGATCCGTTTGCATTTAaagtgaagaaaaagtttGGAAATCAAGAACGGGgcaaattgtataaaataactGGCAAAGAAGTGACATTGTTTCCGGACAAGCTAAAAAACCTGAATGGTTATTCAATTCCTATTTCGCTTTACCAACATCAACCGCATGCACGACTGAACAACGATTCAATAGAATTAGCAGATGGTAAAGACGTTAATTATTGCCGTTTTTTATCACAATGGATGAACTTCTCTATAGAATTAAAGACCGCAGAAGTACCGCTTATCAATTACATTGTAAATCTACCAAATAAAACCCGCGTTAATGTTATCGGTGACATAATAACAAATCGTTCCATTTTTATTGGCAATGCGGTTCATtgggaaataataaataccgCTGTCGTGGATATTGTTTATCCGCATTGGAGGTCAAAAATAGTTGTCGTCGCTCCAAGCAACGACGATCCTATTCCAGGAATTGTCACCATTTTGCACTCGAACTCGGGGCTGACTTTGATTCTAATTCTTGTCGCGATTATTGCGCTCACTCTATTCTTAATGATCCGTAAAGAAGATGACATTATGATGAAAATTCTGAAGCTTCTGCTCTTTCAGATTGTGGATCGAATTGGCAAAAAGAGCTCTGCTAGAATTTTTTGGATATCCTTGATCTATTGGGCGTTTCTGCTCGTGACTATTTTTCAGAGCCAATTGATCAATGATCTAAGCGCTCCGGAGTTCTTTGACGAAATTGACTCTTTGGATGAATTAGACAAAAGTAATCTTACACTGATGACCAAACAGTGGGAGTGGGAAACTTTGAACAGCTCGAAACTGAAGTCCAAAAGGCGGTTGTTGGATCAAGCTGTGGTTGAAGTCGATTTCAGAAGATGCATGTCATTGATGGAGAAGTTTCGAAATGTTGCTTGCACTATTGATGGTAGTTATGCAAAATTCATCAAAAGTCAAAATACCCTTGAAGCTTCTAATGAGAACTACAATGCTTCAAAAAAAGCGAATTTTCACTTTTTGGATCAGCCTCTGGTCAGTTTTTGGAAGACTTATGCTGTCAAAAAAGACTCTCCTTATTTGGCCAAAATGAACAAAGCTGCGATAAGGCTTGTTGAAAAGGGTATCATGAAAAAGTGGTACAATGACgacgtgaaaaaaaatttgaaaatacaGCCAAACAAACCGCTCAGTAGTAATATTGGGATGGACCATTTGCACGGGGTTTTCTTGATTTATCTGTTTGGAAATTTGATTGCTGGAGGCTGTTTTTTAGTCGAAGTCGTTCATTATAAACTTAAAATGAGGAATCGGCTTCAATGCTTTTGTGTTTGA
- the LOC123265733 gene encoding uncharacterized protein LOC123265733: MNYVIKRATFLLADNDSTSMFIENTNIKIRHVVAVYSSINNVKPSGLKNLFNHSWNSRANFLLWILENSIEEEQEQELPPNQKDKKIEGIMTDFWALDCLNVVLMINQNSSFAAFTYDPFTINKGSVVSIDPMEPFFTDKTKNLREYPIAVSMYQAKPISVNLSNFTSLIGARGVDVEAMRYISTSINFSVVLKSAFISLSGYSYNLPDGTVIGPIGDIISNRSEILGNPQIVNTVLDRDLEFLRPFGRSLMMIAVPTSSYMPGVLRLFRTVDHDLTMSMLGAYVVLMLCLLIIKKRNPLLETARIVIQQQCHEISNRVSERIFMMSWIIWAFILASAGQVHLMKALTDPPFYPNINTLDELVKSDLTVILDPIVYRSLNHSEQSLNRKLIEKAEQGTNFDSCLIRLSISERVACVTEKSIIRYQVFSLNRKIGKKKISTKKKAHIVKSPVSTFWKTLVVRKGFPFLDKFDKAYQNIVEFGLIFKWTHDIGKVFKPKTNYFGPLNLIHFEGIFIIFGVGISLAIGAFIGEIVVSYIKYKMI, from the coding sequence ATGAACTACGTCATAAAACGGGCGACTTTCTTACTGGCCGATAACGATTCTACCTCGATGTTTATTGAAAACACAAACATTAAAATCCGGCATGTTGTAGCAGTTTATAGCAGCATTAACAACGTTAAGCCCAGCgggcttaaaaatttattcaatcatTCCTGGAACTCACGTGCCAATTTCCTACTATGGATCCTTGAAAACTCCATAGAAGAAGAACAAGAACAAGAATTACCACCGAaccaaaaagataaaaaaattgaaggaaTTATGACTGATTTTTGGGCCCTGGATTGCCTCAACGTAGTTCTGATGATAAATCAGAATTCTTCATTCGCAGCATTCACTTATGATCCTTTTACTATAAACAAAGGGAGCGTTGTTTCTATTGATCCAATGGAGCCGTTCTTTACCGATAAGACGAAGAATCTCCGGGAGTATCCAATTGCTGTATCGATGTATCAGGCGAAACCTATCTCTGTGAATCTATCGAATTTCACGTCATTAATCGGGGCTCGAGGAGTAGACGTCGAAGCCATGAGATACATCTCAACCTCGATTAACTTCTCCGTGGTTCTCAAAAGCGCATTCATCTCTTTGTCAGGTTACTCATACAACTTGCCAGATGGAACAGTGATTGGCCCAATCGGAGACATCATCTCGAACCGCTCAGAAATTTTGGGAAATCCTCAGATAGTAAATACAGTTCTGGACAGAGATTTGGAGTTCTTGAGACCGTTTGGTCGGTCTTTGATGATGATTGCCGTTCCCACATCCAGCTACATGCCGGGAGTTTTAAGATTGTTCCGAACAGTTGACCATGATTTGACTATGTCTATGTTGGGAGCATACGTGGTTTTGATGCTGTGTTTGTTGATAATCAAAAAACGCAATCCGCTGCTTGAAACAGCGAGGATTGTCATCCAACAGCAATGCCATGAAATAAGCAACAGAGTTTCGGAGCGCATTTTCATGATGAGCTGGATCATATGGGCCTTCATTTTGGCCTCTGCGGGACAAGTCCACTTGATGAAGGCGCTAACTGATCCACCTTTTTATCCGAACATCAACACTCTTGACGAGCTCGTAAAGAGTGATCTGACGGTTATTCTTGATCCTATTGTCTACAGATCTTTGAACCACTCAGAACAATCATTGAACAGAAAATTGATAGAAAAGGCTGAACAAGGAACCAATTTTGACTCTTGCCTGATCAGGCTTTCTATCAGTGAACGGGTCGCTTGTGTTACGGAAAAGTCGATCATCAGGTACCAGGTGTTTTCTTTGAAtcgaaaaattggaaaaaagaAGATCAGTACCAAAAAAAAGGCACATATCGTTAAAAGTCCTGTGTCTACTTTTTGGAAGACCTTGGTTGTTAGGAAAGGGTTCccttttttagataaatttgataaagCTTATCAGAATATTGTTGAGTTTGGGCTGATTTTTAAGTGGACCCATGATATTGGAAAAGTTTTTAAACCTAAGACGAACTATTTTGGCCCACTTAATTTGATACACTTTGAGgggatttttataatttttggagttGGAATAAGCTTAGCAATTGGTGCTTTTATTGGAGAAATTGTTGTcagttatattaaatataaaatgatcTAA